Proteins encoded together in one Caldicellulosiruptor saccharolyticus DSM 8903 window:
- a CDS encoding DNA adenine methylase, whose translation MRSYSPLRYPGGKSFLYRFVAEIIDFNSLNNYSYVEAYAGGAGLALALLFNKKVDMIILNDIDPSIYALWFSILNYPEELCKMIENTPITIETYKEIKRKFKEPTDVLELGFSTLFLNRTNRSGILNAGPIGGYLQTGKYKIDCRFNKERIIKIIKNISAMRDKIEIYNLDAVDFLNKIINRKEKIFVFLDPPYYQKGSELYTNFYKKEDHAYLAQFILSNMVNIPWLMTYDLATEVMEFYSERIPYLLIDVIYTAGTIKRKKEIMFYNKIIVPSRIEGTENIIF comes from the coding sequence ATGAGATCTTATTCTCCTTTACGATATCCAGGTGGGAAAAGTTTTTTATATCGCTTTGTTGCTGAAATAATTGATTTTAATTCATTAAATAACTATAGTTATGTTGAAGCGTATGCGGGCGGTGCCGGTTTAGCATTAGCATTGTTATTCAATAAGAAAGTAGATATGATAATCTTAAATGATATTGATCCGTCCATATATGCTTTGTGGTTTAGTATTTTGAATTATCCAGAAGAATTATGTAAAATGATAGAAAATACGCCGATAACGATTGAAACTTATAAAGAAATAAAAAGGAAATTTAAAGAACCAACTGATGTGCTAGAATTAGGTTTTTCTACGCTTTTTTTAAATAGAACAAATCGCTCAGGTATACTAAACGCTGGACCGATAGGTGGATATCTTCAAACCGGAAAATACAAAATTGATTGCCGTTTTAACAAAGAACGAATTATTAAGATTATTAAGAACATATCTGCAATGAGGGATAAAATAGAAATATATAATTTAGATGCTGTTGATTTTTTGAATAAAATTATAAATAGGAAAGAAAAAATTTTTGTTTTTTTAGATCCACCATATTATCAGAAAGGTAGCGAACTTTATACTAATTTTTACAAAAAAGAAGATCATGCTTATTTAGCCCAATTTATTTTATCCAATATGGTAAATATTCCTTGGTTAATGACGTATGATTTGGCAACTGAGGTTATGGAGTTTTATTCTGAAAGAATACCTTATTTACTCATCGATGTAATTTATACTGCGGGAACTATTAAGAGGAAAAAAGAAATAATGTTTTACAACAAAATAATAGTCCCTTCTAGAATTGAAGGGACGGAAAATATTATTTTTTAA
- a CDS encoding DUF3854 domain-containing protein codes for MKHELIDIRMDDVLNLLRLNIVKQHGNELNAYCPKCDIHKIKGEGHLYINVYKNTFFCHKCGVGGNALQLYAWLSNMDTKEAYKELTQILTKGTKRARKAVAEPTVNYNITVKSDNLAPVEQRDKVYREFIKLLDLDEKHKEHLLLRGLTETFIKFKSYKSLNVRDERKRKEICKTLIEKGLSLEGVPGFFRHSDGSWDFINYDGFCIPAKDFEGRIQGLQVRIVKENSTSGKYRWFSSGNVPTGTSAKNFIHVTGSFNEEKCRRAFIIEGILKADICSYLMDGELFIGIPGIANSHDSAVEVVKNLGLKYEGEVYVVVDNDYYDKKEVQDAFEKLKKKFKEAGISILRLGFNLSYKGFDDYLLAKARGECA; via the coding sequence ATGAAGCATGAACTTATTGACATCAGGATGGATGATGTGTTGAACTTGTTAAGACTTAACATTGTAAAACAACATGGTAACGAGTTGAACGCTTATTGTCCGAAGTGTGATATACACAAGATAAAAGGAGAAGGGCACCTTTATATCAATGTTTACAAGAACACATTTTTCTGTCACAAGTGTGGTGTAGGTGGAAACGCACTTCAGCTATACGCTTGGCTGAGCAACATGGACACAAAAGAGGCTTACAAGGAACTTACGCAGATACTCACGAAAGGTACAAAAAGAGCACGAAAAGCTGTTGCAGAACCTACAGTTAACTATAATATCACTGTTAAGTCCGACAATCTTGCACCAGTAGAGCAAAGAGATAAAGTCTATAGAGAATTCATAAAGTTGTTAGACTTAGATGAAAAACACAAAGAGCATTTACTTTTGCGTGGTTTAACCGAAACATTCATAAAGTTTAAGAGTTACAAGAGTTTGAACGTAAGAGATGAGAGGAAAAGAAAGGAAATCTGTAAAACATTAATTGAAAAGGGGTTAAGCCTAGAAGGAGTACCGGGATTCTTTAGGCACTCTGACGGTAGTTGGGATTTTATCAACTACGACGGTTTTTGTATACCAGCCAAAGACTTTGAAGGCAGAATTCAAGGTTTACAAGTAAGAATTGTCAAAGAGAATAGCACAAGCGGAAAGTATCGCTGGTTTTCATCGGGGAATGTTCCGACAGGTACTTCAGCTAAAAACTTCATTCATGTTACAGGTTCGTTCAACGAAGAAAAATGCCGCAGAGCTTTTATAATCGAAGGTATACTGAAGGCAGACATATGTTCATATCTAATGGATGGCGAATTGTTCATAGGAATCCCTGGTATTGCAAATAGCCACGATTCTGCAGTTGAAGTTGTAAAGAATCTGGGATTGAAATATGAAGGTGAAGTATATGTAGTAGTTGACAACGACTACTATGATAAAAAAGAAGTTCAAGATGCATTTGAAAAGCTAAAAAAGAAATTCAAAGAAGCCGGAATTAGCATTTTAAGGCTTGGATTTAACTTGAGTTATAAAGGTTTTGATGACTATCTGCTTGCAAAAGCTCGAGGAGAGTGTGCCTAA
- a CDS encoding JAB domain-containing protein has protein sequence MKNQLSFFDRKVYAPEPRCIAQKYRISLIKEESFAYNFQLANVRLAVDFLKKHLKLHLEPEEVLVVLCLDVQLNLNAIFEVSRGTLDMAPANTREIFKRVLLTNCHSIIIAHNHPGGSAKPSMDDIKTTEKIKEAAQLLDIRLNDHIIVTEEDYYSFSQAGIL, from the coding sequence GTGAAAAACCAGCTTAGTTTTTTTGATAGAAAGGTATATGCACCTGAGCCAAGATGTATTGCACAAAAATACCGAATTTCACTAATAAAAGAGGAGTCTTTTGCATATAACTTTCAACTTGCGAATGTTAGGCTTGCAGTTGACTTTCTAAAAAAACATTTAAAATTACATTTAGAACCTGAAGAAGTTTTAGTTGTACTTTGTCTGGATGTGCAGTTAAACCTGAATGCTATTTTTGAAGTAAGCAGAGGGACACTCGACATGGCTCCTGCTAATACACGTGAAATTTTCAAGAGGGTACTACTGACAAACTGTCACAGCATAATCATTGCGCATAACCATCCTGGTGGTTCTGCAAAACCATCAATGGACGATATCAAAACCACAGAGAAAATAAAAGAAGCTGCACAACTGCTGGACATAAGGCTCAACGACCATATTATTGTAACAGAAGAAGATTATTATTCGTTCTCACAAGCAGGAATACTATAG
- a CDS encoding IS256-like element ISCsa2 family transposase: protein MEKNEIFETAKNMAIEQVLNMYCSKDDPTRPALKQLLENLLDCFMLSERTVYLAKNENDKGNGFYGRKLATPVGSLEISVPRTRSGNFRPSILPDRYKRVDSSYTDLLMSLVANGYSESSLVQTLKSMNLPYSEDEIEKIKNDLKNELQLFKQRELPESAFALIIDGYHCEIKDNSKVKQATCYVVLGIDLEGKKDIFGIYTFFGKENKADWMRVFDDLITRGLKKVLIVVSDDFPGIIDAVRLAYPLADHQLCFVHLQRNVRKHMAKDDASVFNKELDKLRTSSADFDEAISKFKLLCEQYSSKYPRFIKGICEKAEFYLAHMRYPEDLRKYIYTTNAVESVNSMIEKIRINSGGYFQSVEVLEINIYLQRENLRRGKWKNGVPILKKCSYNILQLYNIRYEMETQNS from the coding sequence ATGGAGAAAAATGAAATTTTTGAAACCGCTAAAAATATGGCTATCGAGCAAGTATTAAATATGTATTGCTCCAAAGATGATCCTACTCGCCCAGCTTTAAAACAGCTTTTGGAAAACTTGCTCGATTGCTTTATGTTATCAGAAAGAACTGTTTACCTTGCTAAAAACGAAAACGATAAAGGCAATGGTTTTTACGGCAGAAAACTTGCAACACCTGTTGGCAGCCTTGAAATTTCTGTTCCTCGCACACGCTCTGGTAACTTTCGACCTTCCATTCTCCCTGACCGCTACAAAAGGGTTGACAGCTCATACACTGACCTGCTCATGTCTTTAGTCGCCAATGGTTACTCAGAAAGTTCTCTTGTCCAAACTCTTAAAAGCATGAATCTGCCTTATTCTGAAGACGAAATCGAAAAAATCAAAAACGATCTTAAAAACGAGCTTCAACTTTTCAAACAAAGAGAACTTCCTGAAAGTGCTTTTGCTCTTATCATTGACGGTTACCATTGCGAAATTAAAGATAACTCAAAAGTTAAACAAGCTACTTGCTATGTCGTGCTTGGCATTGATTTAGAAGGCAAAAAAGATATCTTCGGTATCTACACTTTCTTCGGCAAAGAAAACAAAGCCGATTGGATGAGAGTCTTTGACGACTTAATTACAAGAGGTCTTAAAAAAGTCTTAATAGTTGTAAGCGATGATTTTCCAGGCATTATCGATGCTGTTAGACTCGCTTATCCCCTTGCCGACCATCAACTATGTTTTGTTCACCTTCAACGCAATGTCAGAAAACATATGGCAAAAGATGATGCTTCCGTTTTCAACAAAGAGCTTGATAAACTAAGAACTTCCTCTGCTGATTTTGACGAAGCTATTTCAAAGTTCAAACTTCTTTGTGAGCAATACTCCTCAAAATATCCTCGATTCATAAAAGGTATTTGCGAAAAAGCAGAGTTCTATCTTGCACATATGAGGTATCCTGAAGATTTAAGAAAGTACATTTATACTACTAATGCTGTAGAAAGCGTAAACAGTATGATTGAAAAGATAAGAATAAACTCCGGTGGTTATTTTCAATCTGTAGAAGTTTTAGAGATAAACATATATTTACAAAGAGAAAACTTGCGTCGGGGCAAGTGGAAAAACGGAGTACCTATTCTTAAAAAATGTAGTTACAATATATTACAGCTCTACAATATACGCTATGAAATGGAAACACAAAATTCTTGA
- a CDS encoding PD-(D/E)XK nuclease family protein, with translation MIELIDVMKGSYSRLQLFEKCQKAFYYKYVKGIEYTTPAMEFGRIIHEELAKFLTTGVEGENVKQFLTQKVKHYAGVHPEYVEFELKFTSPAGTEYTAVIDLFDNRTSKVLDWKTSWQKSSDVKQLYLYANALKQNGYETRYRDLSRILCFHFIAYIVEL, from the coding sequence ATGATAGAGTTAATTGATGTTATGAAAGGAAGTTACTCAAGACTTCAGCTTTTTGAGAAGTGCCAGAAAGCCTTTTACTACAAATACGTAAAAGGAATTGAGTACACCACACCTGCAATGGAGTTTGGCAGAATCATCCACGAAGAACTTGCAAAATTTTTAACTACTGGTGTCGAAGGAGAGAATGTTAAACAGTTCCTTACCCAGAAGGTAAAACATTATGCTGGCGTTCATCCTGAATACGTTGAGTTTGAACTCAAATTCACATCACCTGCTGGCACAGAATACACAGCTGTGATTGACCTTTTTGATAACAGAACATCAAAAGTGTTGGACTGGAAGACAAGCTGGCAGAAGAGTTCAGATGTAAAACAGTTATACCTTTATGCAAATGCACTTAAGCAGAACGGTTATGAAACACGCTACCGAGACTTGTCAAGAATTTTGTGTTTCCATTTCATAGCGTATATTGTAGAGCTGTAA
- the bet gene encoding phage recombination protein Bet, which yields MEKSIIKRNDIPEVVYTSEDGKEIRLTFDLVKRYLVSGDATKVSDEEVVLFMKLCEAQKLNPFRKDVYLIKFNDEPASLVVSKDVFIRRAQKSGLCNGWRAGIVVRHDNGSIEFREGTLTLENETLIGGWAEVFRKDWQVPLKITVSLSEYLRRRKDGQPMRSWQQMPATMIRKVALEQALREAFMEELQGLYGIEEMSDPQEVENKPAIVVQPEEVEQAEDQKVQEKMKNQEEVQALQKVVRPVEESKQSTPEVQPAEKFQGDEYQLFFIREVNIIRAKNGKDYFKLTAYTEDAEKKILYAEANEKMQFEKNMTIKAKIQKENNLILDYKVENAA from the coding sequence ATGGAAAAGAGTATTATAAAAAGGAACGATATTCCTGAGGTAGTTTACACTTCTGAAGACGGAAAAGAAATTAGACTTACATTTGACTTAGTAAAAAGGTACCTTGTCAGCGGTGATGCAACAAAAGTAAGCGACGAAGAAGTTGTACTGTTCATGAAACTGTGTGAAGCCCAGAAGTTGAATCCATTTAGAAAAGACGTATATTTAATAAAATTTAATGACGAACCGGCAAGCTTAGTTGTTAGTAAAGATGTCTTTATCCGACGTGCGCAAAAGAGTGGACTATGCAACGGCTGGAGAGCAGGCATTGTTGTAAGGCATGACAATGGCAGTATCGAATTTAGAGAAGGCACACTTACCCTTGAAAACGAGACCCTTATAGGAGGCTGGGCAGAAGTCTTTCGAAAAGACTGGCAGGTACCTCTAAAAATCACAGTATCGCTTTCGGAATACCTCAGAAGAAGAAAAGACGGGCAACCTATGAGAAGCTGGCAGCAAATGCCGGCTACTATGATTCGAAAAGTCGCACTTGAACAAGCATTGAGGGAAGCATTCATGGAAGAGCTTCAGGGACTTTACGGCATTGAAGAAATGTCAGACCCACAAGAAGTTGAAAACAAGCCTGCTATAGTTGTCCAGCCAGAAGAAGTTGAACAGGCAGAAGACCAAAAAGTTCAAGAAAAGATGAAAAATCAAGAAGAAGTTCAAGCTTTGCAGAAAGTAGTTAGACCTGTCGAAGAATCAAAACAATCAACTCCAGAAGTACAACCAGCAGAAAAGTTTCAAGGCGATGAATATCAATTATTTTTCATCAGAGAAGTAAATATTATTAGAGCAAAAAACGGAAAAGATTATTTCAAATTAACTGCTTACACAGAAGATGCAGAAAAGAAAATTCTATACGCTGAAGCAAACGAAAAAATGCAGTTTGAAAAGAATATGACAATAAAAGCTAAAATCCAAAAAGAAAATAACTTAATACTCGATTACAAAGTAGAAAATGCTGCCTAA
- a CDS encoding DUF5697 family protein produces MPVYKHKADREVEKFVYDWGAATLRHLAELVYPFPEAKLRRLIKGLRVEERDGVYYVPFRRLKPDVERRRLAFLDFMVDFLQDRVTFYYPADFPFVALVKTTKGKLAYVTVIFPGEEELVSEIINMNPPESIICVLQNKEQKDKIKLKSKIVKFYLKNGEEVV; encoded by the coding sequence ATGCCTGTTTACAAACACAAGGCTGACAGAGAGGTTGAAAAATTTGTATATGATTGGGGAGCTGCAACTTTAAGGCATCTTGCAGAACTTGTTTATCCTTTTCCAGAAGCAAAGCTCAGAAGATTGATAAAAGGTTTGAGGGTTGAAGAAAGGGATGGAGTTTACTACGTTCCGTTCAGAAGACTAAAACCTGATGTAGAAAGAAGAAGACTTGCCTTTCTCGACTTTATGGTAGATTTTCTACAAGACAGAGTAACGTTTTATTATCCAGCTGATTTTCCTTTTGTCGCTCTTGTGAAAACAACAAAAGGGAAACTTGCATATGTCACAGTAATATTCCCTGGAGAAGAAGAACTTGTGTCAGAAATAATTAACATGAATCCTCCAGAAAGTATTATTTGTGTGCTACAGAACAAAGAGCAGAAAGACAAAATAAAGCTAAAATCAAAAATAGTAAAATTTTACTTGAAAAACGGCGAGGAAGTTGTATAA
- the istB gene encoding IS21-like element ISCsa9 family helper ATPase IstB, translating to MNDLLLGKLKDLKLSGIIKSFDLRVEEAIKNNFSYQEFFEILINDEVSNRRINSNQKRISKAKFPWHKTLEEYNFNYQPSINKRFIYNLATCEFVRKRENVAFIGPPGTGKTHLAIAIGLKAVALGYRVLFTTANEMLEELYISRADNSYQQKLKNYVNVDLLIIDELGLRKFNQSSVDDFYEIISKRYERGSIIITTNKVFEEWARIFYDPVLATAILDRFVHHCHFVVIKGESYRMKQREGAIKALTYDSKNDSNQLNNDN from the coding sequence ATGAATGATCTTTTGTTGGGGAAGTTAAAGGATTTGAAATTATCCGGGATAATAAAAAGTTTTGATTTAAGAGTAGAGGAAGCTATTAAGAATAACTTTTCATATCAAGAGTTTTTTGAGATATTGATAAATGATGAAGTGAGTAACAGGAGAATAAACAGTAATCAAAAGAGGATAAGCAAAGCGAAGTTTCCATGGCACAAGACGTTAGAAGAATACAATTTTAATTATCAGCCTTCAATTAATAAAAGGTTTATATACAATTTGGCGACCTGTGAATTTGTCCGAAAAAGGGAGAATGTGGCCTTCATAGGACCGCCAGGGACAGGGAAGACACATCTTGCAATAGCGATAGGACTTAAAGCTGTAGCACTTGGATATAGAGTTTTGTTTACCACAGCAAATGAGATGTTAGAAGAGTTGTATATTTCAAGAGCGGATAATTCGTATCAACAAAAGCTAAAAAACTATGTTAATGTGGATTTGTTAATAATAGATGAGCTGGGCTTAAGGAAATTTAATCAAAGCAGTGTAGATGATTTTTATGAGATAATATCAAAGAGATATGAGAGAGGATCGATAATAATAACCACAAACAAAGTATTTGAAGAGTGGGCGAGGATATTTTATGATCCAGTTTTAGCGACAGCGATTTTAGATAGATTTGTACATCATTGTCATTTTGTGGTTATCAAAGGTGAAAGTTATAGGATGAAGCAAAGGGAGGGTGCTATAAAAGCTTTAACATATGATTCCAAGAATGACTCAAATCAGTTAAATAATGATAATTAA
- the istA gene encoding IS21 family transposase — protein MHTTIYTLFKRGYNKSQIARLLDVDRKTVRKVIHDIEQKGKVERKSKGSVLDNYREFIEVKVNKGLSAKKIHQDLKAEFGFEGSYSNVRRYVQKVKQKIANSKVYMVLTTLPAEEAQVDFGYIGKIKVDGKFKKAWVFTMVLSYSRYMYAEIVFEQTVETFIQCHKNAFKYFGGVVEVVKIDNLKAGVLNVDFYEAQIQKDYASFASHYGFLPQPCRVYTPTDKGKVESAIKYVKQNCFSGEEFKDIDEAREYLKNWLDNVANVRVHGTTKKVPKEVFISEEKEKLIALPVEEYYISRSSIHKVATNCHLIYKGNYYSVPYEYAGGEVEVVEIGSFLRVFFEGKEIALHQIVKNNEKGKYVTNKEHYPSSKNITIEDIMSRQREQMAEIGEWALKFFEEFTEQEGFKKYDYRSISGIIALKERYGSKMVDNACKRALKFRGLSYKLVKNICEKGISDLPEYEDES, from the coding sequence ATGCACACAACAATCTACACACTTTTCAAACGGGGATACAACAAAAGTCAAATAGCAAGATTGTTAGACGTGGATAGAAAAACTGTTAGAAAAGTAATCCATGACATTGAACAGAAAGGAAAAGTCGAGAGAAAATCAAAAGGTTCTGTATTAGATAATTACAGGGAGTTCATTGAGGTAAAGGTTAATAAAGGACTTTCAGCAAAGAAAATACATCAAGACTTGAAAGCGGAATTTGGTTTTGAAGGAAGCTACTCGAATGTAAGAAGATATGTCCAAAAGGTAAAACAAAAGATAGCAAATTCAAAGGTGTACATGGTTTTAACAACACTGCCTGCAGAAGAAGCTCAAGTTGATTTTGGATATATAGGCAAGATAAAAGTTGATGGCAAATTCAAAAAAGCATGGGTATTTACAATGGTTTTAAGTTATTCAAGATATATGTATGCAGAGATAGTATTTGAGCAGACAGTTGAAACATTTATACAGTGTCATAAGAACGCATTTAAGTATTTTGGTGGGGTAGTAGAAGTTGTAAAGATAGACAACTTAAAAGCAGGTGTATTGAATGTTGATTTTTATGAGGCGCAAATACAAAAAGATTATGCAAGTTTTGCAAGCCACTATGGATTTTTACCTCAGCCATGTAGGGTATACACACCGACTGATAAAGGCAAAGTAGAATCAGCAATTAAGTATGTTAAGCAAAATTGTTTTTCTGGGGAAGAATTTAAGGATATTGATGAGGCGAGGGAGTATTTAAAAAACTGGCTTGACAATGTAGCAAATGTGAGAGTACATGGCACAACCAAGAAAGTTCCCAAAGAAGTTTTCATCTCAGAAGAGAAAGAGAAGTTAATAGCTCTTCCTGTTGAGGAATATTACATATCAAGAAGTTCAATTCATAAAGTAGCTACTAACTGTCATCTCATATACAAAGGGAACTATTATTCAGTGCCATATGAGTATGCAGGAGGTGAAGTAGAGGTAGTTGAGATTGGCAGTTTTTTGAGGGTGTTCTTTGAGGGTAAAGAAATAGCCCTTCATCAGATTGTCAAAAACAATGAGAAGGGCAAATACGTAACCAACAAAGAACACTATCCCTCGTCTAAGAATATAACAATTGAGGATATAATGTCAAGACAGAGGGAGCAAATGGCAGAAATTGGGGAGTGGGCGTTGAAGTTTTTTGAAGAATTTACCGAGCAAGAAGGATTTAAGAAGTATGACTACAGAAGCATAAGTGGGATAATAGCATTAAAAGAAAGATATGGATCAAAGATGGTAGACAATGCGTGTAAGAGGGCTTTAAAATTCAGAGGATTGAGTTACAAGCTTGTGAAGAATATATGTGAAAAAGGGATAAGCGATTTACCTGAGTATGAAGATGAGAGCTAG
- a CDS encoding DUF3800 domain-containing protein, giving the protein MKTYIIYCDESTKQGKYYTNFYGGALVESKYFQEINDKLNQKKRELNLYGEVKWSKVSLQYLDKYKSFIEYYFSFVKDNKIKIRIMFKQKYFQTVGLTKEQQENEFYLLYYQFFKHAFGFRYCNDSKEEIYLIPYFDKLPDTTEKNEKFKTFIYNLQFLDEFKKANIKIRKEDIAEVESHKHVILQGMDIIMGAIQFRLNDEHKKIDPATGKKGNKTKAKEELYEHIRNLICNLRPDFKNFNIGDTTGKKGSWKNLWLHPYRHWKFVSKNYVIDPSKAKK; this is encoded by the coding sequence ATGAAGACTTACATAATTTATTGTGATGAATCTACTAAACAGGGAAAATACTACACAAATTTTTATGGTGGGGCACTTGTGGAAAGTAAATATTTTCAAGAAATAAATGATAAATTAAATCAAAAAAAGAGAGAGCTTAATTTATACGGAGAGGTAAAATGGAGCAAAGTTAGTTTGCAATACTTAGATAAATATAAAAGTTTTATAGAATACTATTTTTCGTTTGTGAAGGATAATAAAATAAAGATTAGAATTATGTTCAAACAAAAGTATTTTCAAACAGTAGGGCTTACAAAAGAACAACAAGAAAATGAATTTTATCTTCTTTACTATCAATTTTTTAAACATGCATTTGGTTTTAGGTATTGCAACGACAGTAAAGAAGAAATTTACTTGATACCATATTTTGATAAGCTGCCGGATACAACTGAAAAGAATGAAAAATTTAAAACATTTATTTATAATCTCCAATTTTTAGATGAATTCAAAAAGGCAAATATAAAAATTCGAAAAGAAGATATCGCTGAGGTAGAGTCTCATAAACACGTAATCTTGCAAGGCATGGATATTATAATGGGAGCAATTCAATTCCGTCTAAATGATGAACATAAAAAAATAGACCCTGCTACCGGAAAGAAGGGAAATAAAACAAAAGCTAAAGAAGAACTCTATGAACATATTAGAAATCTTATTTGTAATCTGAGACCAGATTTTAAGAACTTCAATATTGGGGACACTACTGGAAAAAAAGGAAGTTGGAAAAATTTATGGCTTCATCCCTATAGACATTGGAAATTTGTATCAAAAAATTATGTAATTGACCCAAGTAAGGCAAAAAAATAG
- a CDS encoding radical SAM protein, whose protein sequence is MLKIERKTLLYKTGVEYGDYTINHVLWCSHGCMYPCYAFLMNKRFGKVKDYKDWITPKIVSNAVDLLEKEIPKLRYKIKHVNMCFSTDPFMYRQKEVSKLSLQIIDILNSNGIPVEVLTKGVYPVELLGTSKNDDNYFGISLVSYSEKFRERFEPGAAPVEERLKSLEFLHRQGFKTWVSIEPYPTPNIIQQDIRKLLSKISFVEKIVFGRWNYNSFVNLNFDSKEYYRRIANEVMNFGERKNIEVIIKKEVLT, encoded by the coding sequence ATGTTAAAAATAGAGCGCAAAACCTTGCTGTATAAAACAGGTGTTGAATATGGGGACTATACTATCAATCATGTACTTTGGTGTTCTCATGGTTGTATGTACCCATGCTATGCTTTCTTGATGAATAAAAGATTTGGCAAGGTAAAAGATTACAAAGACTGGATAACACCTAAGATTGTTTCAAATGCTGTAGATCTTCTCGAAAAAGAAATTCCAAAGTTAAGATACAAAATTAAACACGTTAACATGTGTTTTTCGACTGACCCTTTTATGTATAGGCAGAAAGAAGTATCAAAGCTTTCTCTGCAGATTATAGATATTCTCAATAGCAATGGTATTCCTGTCGAGGTGTTAACTAAGGGAGTTTATCCAGTTGAACTATTAGGAACATCAAAAAACGACGACAACTACTTTGGAATCTCTCTGGTCTCGTATTCTGAAAAATTCAGAGAACGGTTTGAGCCGGGTGCTGCTCCAGTAGAAGAAAGATTAAAGTCATTGGAATTTTTACATCGACAGGGTTTTAAGACATGGGTTAGCATAGAACCTTACCCTACTCCTAATATTATCCAACAGGACATAAGAAAGCTTTTATCAAAAATAAGCTTTGTTGAAAAAATCGTATTTGGAAGATGGAATTACAATAGTTTTGTAAATCTCAACTTTGATTCAAAAGAGTATTACAGAAGGATTGCTAATGAGGTTATGAACTTTGGAGAAAGAAAAAATATAGAGGTGATAATAAAAAAAGAAGTTTTAACTTAA
- a CDS encoding tyrosine-type recombinase/integrase, whose protein sequence is MLKEFEEYLKTQDFTENTIKSYTKDVELFMRWYVDTTGQEFLPENLTEFDLVEYKSYLLRKNHKPSTVNRSIISLRKFVHFLLDRGLLNKDISTRLKQVKDTTRNLSPVVLDKKDIYKFRRTVHQFGKTRDVALVELLLNTGMRISEAINLKLEDVEISERKGKVKIWGKGRSYREVPLNSDARKYLSEYLKKRPYSETNYLFVTSTGKKLTRNSAYKIIQKYAKLAGLCLHPHMLRHFFAQTLIDKGLNIYDVQQLLGHQRIETTLRYKKPNTKLQEEMVENLLE, encoded by the coding sequence ATGCTGAAAGAATTTGAAGAATACCTGAAAACTCAGGATTTTACGGAAAACACGATAAAAAGCTACACGAAAGACGTTGAACTTTTCATGCGCTGGTATGTTGATACTACTGGTCAGGAGTTTTTACCAGAGAATTTAACAGAGTTTGACCTTGTTGAGTACAAATCATACCTTCTGCGCAAAAACCACAAACCAAGTACAGTAAATCGAAGTATTATATCGCTAAGAAAATTTGTGCATTTTCTACTGGACAGAGGATTGCTTAATAAAGACATATCAACAAGACTAAAGCAGGTGAAAGACACAACAAGGAATCTCTCCCCAGTAGTTTTAGACAAAAAAGATATATACAAGTTTCGTCGCACTGTCCATCAATTTGGAAAGACAAGGGATGTTGCTTTGGTGGAGCTACTTCTTAATACAGGAATGAGGATTTCGGAAGCTATAAATCTCAAACTTGAAGATGTTGAGATATCAGAGAGAAAAGGTAAAGTAAAAATCTGGGGCAAAGGCAGAAGCTATAGAGAAGTGCCTTTAAACTCCGATGCAAGAAAATACCTATCGGAATACCTGAAAAAGCGGCCTTACTCAGAAACAAACTATCTTTTTGTTACTTCAACAGGCAAAAAACTGACGCGCAACAGTGCCTATAAAATCATACAAAAGTATGCAAAACTTGCCGGGCTTTGTTTACATCCACACATGCTCAGGCATTTCTTTGCACAAACGTTGATTGATAAGGGATTGAATATCTACGATGTTCAACAGCTGCTGGGACACCAAAGAATAGAAACAACTTTGAGATATAAAAAACCAAATACAAAGCTTCAGGAAGAAATGGTAGAAAACTTGTTGGAATAG